A stretch of the Massilia varians genome encodes the following:
- the lysA gene encoding diaminopimelate decarboxylase, giving the protein MSHFQYQNGVLHADSVALPAIAEQFGTPTYVYSKSALLENFSAYSDACRGRDALVCYAMKANSNLAILDLLARAGAGFDIVSGGELLRVIAAGGDPGKTIFSGVGKTVEEMQLALEKGILCFNVESIPELHRLNDVAGSMGKRAPVSLRVNPNVDAKTHPYIATGLKANKFGVAFDDALATYRTAASLPNLDVVGIDCHIGSQLLDDAPLLEALDKLIELIDTLALEGIHVHHLDIGGGLGVNYGAEGDKPPVPVGDYLGRLFARIDAWRAEKYEGKPVKVIFEPGRSIVADTGVLLTKIEYLKPGVEKNFAIVDAAMNDLMRPTLYQAWMGVQPVSPREGAKLTYDVVGPVCESGDWLARERELAVEPGDLLAIMTAGAYGMTMASNYNTRGRAAEVIVDGDRVHVIRQRENPADLFALESMLK; this is encoded by the coding sequence ATGTCGCACTTCCAGTACCAGAACGGCGTCCTGCACGCCGACAGCGTTGCCCTGCCCGCCATCGCCGAACAATTCGGCACGCCCACCTATGTCTATTCCAAGTCGGCGCTGCTGGAGAATTTCAGCGCCTACTCCGATGCCTGCCGCGGCCGCGACGCACTGGTGTGCTACGCGATGAAGGCCAACTCGAACCTGGCCATCCTGGACCTGCTGGCGCGCGCCGGCGCCGGCTTCGACATCGTCTCGGGCGGCGAACTGCTGCGCGTGATCGCCGCCGGCGGCGATCCGGGCAAGACCATCTTCTCGGGCGTCGGCAAGACCGTCGAGGAAATGCAGCTGGCACTGGAAAAAGGCATCCTGTGCTTCAACGTCGAGTCGATCCCGGAACTGCACCGCCTCAACGACGTGGCCGGCAGCATGGGCAAGCGCGCGCCGGTGTCGCTGCGCGTGAACCCGAACGTGGACGCCAAGACCCATCCCTACATCGCCACCGGCCTGAAGGCCAACAAGTTCGGCGTCGCTTTCGACGATGCGCTGGCCACCTACCGCACCGCGGCCTCGCTGCCGAACCTGGACGTGGTCGGCATCGACTGCCACATCGGCTCGCAGTTGCTGGACGACGCACCTCTCTTGGAAGCGCTGGACAAGCTGATCGAGCTGATCGACACCCTGGCGCTCGAGGGCATCCATGTGCACCACCTCGACATCGGCGGCGGCCTGGGCGTGAACTACGGCGCCGAGGGCGACAAGCCGCCGGTTCCGGTGGGCGACTACCTGGGCCGCCTGTTCGCCCGCATCGACGCCTGGCGCGCCGAGAAATACGAGGGCAAGCCGGTCAAGGTGATCTTCGAGCCGGGCCGCTCGATCGTGGCCGATACCGGCGTGCTGCTGACGAAGATCGAATACCTCAAGCCGGGCGTGGAGAAGAATTTCGCCATCGTCGACGCGGCCATGAACGACCTGATGCGCCCGACCCTGTACCAGGCCTGGATGGGCGTGCAGCCGGTCAGCCCGCGCGAAGGCGCCAAGCTGACCTATGACGTGGTGGGTCCGGTGTGCGAATCGGGCGACTGGCTGGCGCGCGAGCGCGAACTTGCCGTCGAGCCGGGCGACCTGCTGGCAATCATGACCGCCGGCGCCTATGGCATGACGATGGCCTCGAACTACAACACCCGCGGCCGCGCGGCCGAGGTGATCGTGGACGGCGACCGGGTGCACGTGATTCGCCAGCGCGAGAATCCGGCCGATCTGTTTGCGCTGGAATCGATGCTGAAGTAG
- the lptM gene encoding LPS translocon maturation chaperone LptM — MKSTIALLSGAAVLAALAGCGQTGPLYMPNPPAKPAPAATAAANPQPAQPVPSNNASVPAPTK, encoded by the coding sequence GTGAAGTCCACCATCGCACTTCTTTCCGGCGCAGCCGTACTTGCCGCCCTGGCCGGCTGCGGCCAGACGGGCCCGCTCTACATGCCGAACCCGCCCGCCAAACCGGCCCCGGCCGCCACGGCCGCGGCCAATCCGCAGCCCGCTCAACCCGTTCCGTCCAACAACGCCTCCGTCCCGGCACCCACCAAGTAA
- the cyaY gene encoding iron donor protein CyaY produces MTDSEFLALAESTLDRIEACLDKLNDDDVVDVECKRSGNVLEVEFLGNASKIIINSQAPLQEMWVAARSGGYHYKRVGDQWRNTRDDTELFASLSQYVTEQGGAPVSMG; encoded by the coding sequence ATGACCGATTCCGAATTTTTGGCGCTGGCCGAAAGCACCCTGGACCGCATCGAGGCCTGCCTCGACAAGCTCAACGACGACGACGTGGTCGACGTCGAATGCAAGCGCAGCGGCAACGTGCTGGAAGTCGAATTCCTGGGCAATGCGTCGAAGATCATCATCAACAGCCAGGCGCCGCTGCAGGAAATGTGGGTGGCGGCGCGCTCGGGCGGCTACCACTACAAGCGCGTCGGCGACCAGTGGCGCAATACCCGCGACGATACCGAGCTGTTCGCCTCGCTGTCGCAGTATGTGACGGAGCAGGGCGGGGCGCCGGTCTCGATGGGCTGA
- a CDS encoding penicillin-binding protein 1A: protein MKEKKSPASGASKYSAKRLILMAFGALTGLAAIGVLVLVFALAMAYPNLPALDTITDYRPKMPLRIFTADNVLIGEFGEERRTLVRFKDIPDVMKKAVLSIEDDRFYEHSGIDYWGILRAAFRNATTSTRQGASTITQQVARNFFLSSEQTFKRKAYEALLAWKIEKNLSKDQILELYMNQIYLGQRAFGFQSAAQIYFGKDLRDISVAEAAMLAGLPKAPSAYNPVVNPTRAKTRQQYILQRMHSLGYINDAQYAQAKDEPLKIKTDSTAFGVHAEYVAEMARQLVYEQFKEDTYTRGLNVFTTITKADQDAAYLAVRRGVMDYERRQAYRGPESYIDIPRSKGEAEEAIEAELAEHPDSDNLVAAIVLQASPSKVSATIASGETIEISGPGLSFAKAWLAEKAAPNRRLRRGAVIRVMQNDESKWVITQMPEVESAFVAASTEDGAIRALVGGFDFNRNKFNHVTQAWRQPGSSFKPFIYSASLERGLSPATVINDAPISFDAGQTGGQAWEPKNYDNRYEGPITMRRGLTQSKNMVSIRILNKIGARYGQEFATRFGFDAERNPAYLTLALGAGSTTPLQMAGAYAVFANGGYRISPYIISKVTDSDGKVLSEARPERAGVEANRVIDARNAFLVDSMLRDVVRYGTANKAMALKRTDLAGKTGTTNDSIDAWFAGYNPKLVGVAWIGYDQPKNLGNRETGGGLALPIWINYMGKALKGEENIDREVPPGLILANGEYYYAETPPGTGVTTLDVGPPPAPAEQKQRDAVRNELF, encoded by the coding sequence ATGAAAGAGAAAAAATCGCCCGCATCGGGCGCCTCGAAGTACAGCGCCAAGCGCCTGATCCTGATGGCCTTCGGCGCCCTGACCGGCCTGGCCGCCATCGGCGTGCTGGTGCTCGTGTTCGCGCTCGCGATGGCCTACCCGAATTTGCCGGCGCTCGACACCATCACCGACTACCGGCCCAAGATGCCACTGCGGATCTTCACCGCCGATAACGTCCTGATCGGCGAATTCGGCGAGGAGCGCCGCACCCTGGTGCGTTTCAAGGACATCCCGGACGTCATGAAGAAGGCGGTGCTGTCGATCGAGGACGACCGCTTCTACGAGCACAGCGGCATCGACTACTGGGGCATCCTGCGCGCGGCGTTCCGCAACGCCACCACCAGCACCCGCCAGGGCGCCTCGACCATCACCCAGCAGGTGGCGCGCAACTTCTTCCTCTCGTCCGAGCAGACCTTCAAGCGCAAGGCCTACGAAGCGCTGCTGGCCTGGAAGATCGAGAAGAACCTCTCCAAGGACCAGATCCTCGAGCTCTACATGAACCAGATCTACCTGGGCCAGCGCGCTTTCGGTTTCCAGTCGGCGGCCCAGATCTATTTCGGCAAGGACCTGCGCGACATCAGCGTGGCCGAAGCCGCGATGCTGGCCGGCCTGCCGAAGGCGCCATCCGCGTATAACCCGGTGGTCAACCCGACCCGCGCCAAGACCCGCCAGCAGTACATCCTGCAGCGCATGCACTCGCTCGGCTACATCAACGACGCCCAGTACGCGCAGGCGAAGGACGAGCCGCTCAAGATCAAGACCGACAGCACCGCCTTCGGCGTGCACGCCGAGTACGTGGCCGAGATGGCGCGCCAGCTGGTCTACGAGCAGTTCAAGGAAGACACCTATACCCGCGGCCTGAACGTGTTCACCACCATCACCAAGGCCGACCAGGACGCGGCCTACCTGGCGGTGCGCCGCGGCGTGATGGACTACGAGCGCCGCCAGGCCTACCGCGGCCCGGAATCGTATATCGACATCCCCAGGAGCAAGGGCGAGGCCGAGGAAGCCATCGAGGCCGAGCTGGCCGAGCATCCGGACAGCGACAACCTGGTCGCCGCCATCGTGCTGCAGGCCTCGCCGTCGAAGGTTTCCGCCACCATCGCATCGGGCGAAACCATCGAGATCAGCGGGCCGGGCCTGTCCTTCGCCAAGGCCTGGCTGGCGGAAAAGGCGGCGCCAAACCGCCGCCTGCGCCGTGGCGCCGTGATCCGCGTGATGCAGAACGACGAATCGAAGTGGGTGATCACCCAGATGCCGGAAGTGGAATCGGCCTTCGTTGCCGCCAGCACCGAGGACGGCGCGATCCGTGCGCTGGTGGGCGGTTTCGACTTCAACCGCAACAAGTTCAACCACGTCACCCAGGCCTGGCGCCAGCCGGGCTCCTCGTTCAAGCCCTTCATCTACTCGGCCTCGCTCGAACGCGGCCTGTCGCCGGCGACCGTCATCAACGACGCCCCGATCTCGTTTGACGCCGGCCAGACCGGCGGCCAGGCCTGGGAGCCGAAGAACTACGACAACCGCTACGAAGGACCGATCACCATGCGGCGCGGCCTGACGCAGTCGAAGAACATGGTCTCGATCCGCATCCTGAACAAGATCGGCGCGCGCTACGGCCAGGAATTCGCGACCCGCTTTGGCTTCGACGCCGAGCGCAACCCGGCCTACCTGACGCTGGCCCTGGGCGCCGGCTCGACCACGCCGCTGCAGATGGCCGGCGCCTACGCCGTGTTCGCCAATGGCGGCTACCGCATCAGCCCCTACATCATCTCGAAGGTGACCGACAGCGACGGCAAGGTGCTGTCAGAAGCGCGTCCGGAACGCGCCGGCGTCGAGGCCAACCGCGTGATCGACGCCCGCAACGCCTTCCTGGTCGACAGCATGCTGCGCGACGTGGTGCGCTACGGTACCGCGAACAAGGCCATGGCGCTCAAGCGCACCGACCTCGCGGGCAAGACCGGCACCACCAACGACTCGATCGACGCCTGGTTCGCCGGCTACAACCCGAAGCTGGTGGGCGTGGCCTGGATCGGCTACGACCAGCCGAAGAACCTCGGCAACCGCGAGACCGGCGGCGGCCTGGCCCTGCCGATCTGGATCAACTACATGGGCAAGGCGCTGAAGGGCGAGGAAAACATCGATCGCGAGGTGCCGCCGGGCCTGATCCTGGCCAACGGCGAGTACTACTATGCCGAGACGCCGCCGGGCACCGGGGTGACGACGCTGGACGTGGGCCCGCCGCCGGCGCCGGCCGAGCAGAAGCAGCGCGACGCGGTCAGGAACGAACTGTTCTGA
- a CDS encoding pilus assembly protein PilM encodes MINLASLFGKSSPPLAGLDISTSGVRLVELEDAGKGELRLERYAAEPLPRGAVVDGNIENIEQVAEAVRRVWKKSGTKAKHVALGMPPAAVITKKIILPAGLSEDQLEVQVESEASQYIPFALDEVSLDFDVIGQAPASNEDMEVMLAAARREKVEDRVAIAEAAGLTATVMDIESYAARAALARAANAKPGQIVALFQIGAQATHVSVLQDDETIYEREQPFGGNTLTQDIVRAYGLSFEDAEARKRADDLPENYRAELLQPFLESAALEVTRAIQFFFTSTPYTRIDQLYLAGGCAALPGLLELIGSRTRIPSSIVAPFQGMSHGPLVREQQLRQEGAAYLVACGLALRRFG; translated from the coding sequence GTGATCAATCTAGCTTCCTTGTTCGGGAAATCCAGTCCGCCGCTGGCCGGACTCGATATCAGCACGTCGGGCGTCCGCCTGGTCGAGCTGGAAGACGCCGGCAAGGGTGAACTGCGCCTGGAGCGCTATGCCGCCGAGCCGCTGCCGCGTGGCGCGGTCGTGGACGGCAACATCGAAAACATCGAGCAGGTGGCCGAGGCGGTGCGCCGCGTCTGGAAAAAGAGCGGCACCAAGGCCAAACACGTGGCGCTGGGCATGCCGCCCGCCGCGGTCATCACCAAGAAGATCATCCTGCCGGCCGGCCTGTCGGAAGACCAGCTGGAAGTGCAGGTCGAGTCCGAGGCCAGCCAGTACATCCCCTTCGCGCTGGACGAAGTGAGCCTGGACTTCGACGTGATCGGCCAGGCCCCGGCGTCGAACGAAGACATGGAAGTCATGCTGGCCGCCGCACGCCGCGAAAAGGTGGAGGACCGCGTGGCGATCGCCGAAGCGGCCGGCCTGACGGCCACCGTGATGGACATCGAATCCTATGCCGCGCGCGCCGCCCTGGCGCGCGCCGCGAATGCCAAGCCCGGCCAGATCGTAGCGCTGTTCCAGATCGGCGCCCAGGCCACCCACGTGTCGGTGCTGCAGGACGACGAGACCATCTACGAGCGCGAGCAGCCTTTCGGCGGCAATACGCTGACCCAGGACATCGTGCGCGCCTACGGCCTGTCGTTCGAGGACGCCGAAGCCCGCAAGCGCGCCGACGACCTGCCGGAGAACTACCGCGCCGAGCTGCTCCAGCCTTTCCTGGAGAGCGCCGCGCTGGAAGTCACGCGCGCGATCCAGTTCTTCTTCACGTCCACGCCCTATACCCGGATCGACCAGCTGTACCTGGCCGGCGGGTGCGCCGCGCTGCCTGGCCTCCTCGAACTGATCGGCAGCCGCACCCGCATCCCGAGCAGCATCGTGGCGCCCTTCCAGGGCATGAGCCACGGCCCGCTGGTGCGTGAACAGCAGCTGCGCCAGGAAGGTGCGGCCTACCTGGTCGCCTGCGGCCTGGCCCTGCGGAGGTTCGGCTGA
- a CDS encoding PilN domain-containing protein — MIRINLLPHREAKRKQKQAAFVAMLAAGGVAGAAVVLLVGAWNASRISVQNERNLVLKQASAELDKKIGQIKTLKEEIEALKARQQAVEDLQSDRNQPVYVLDELVRQTPEGVYLKSFRQDGQRVTLNGYAQSQERVAELLRNVSGSSPWLERPNLTEVRVSTVGQGKTAVRRVVEFQMDVAIKRPREQDAQGDGKADARLAKAAGTP, encoded by the coding sequence ATGATCCGCATTAACCTGTTACCCCACCGCGAAGCCAAGCGCAAGCAGAAGCAGGCGGCCTTCGTGGCCATGCTGGCGGCGGGCGGCGTCGCCGGCGCCGCCGTGGTGCTGCTGGTCGGCGCCTGGAACGCCAGCCGCATCTCGGTCCAGAACGAACGCAACCTGGTGCTCAAGCAGGCCAGCGCGGAACTGGACAAGAAGATCGGCCAGATCAAGACCCTGAAGGAAGAGATCGAAGCACTGAAGGCGCGCCAGCAGGCGGTCGAAGACCTGCAGAGCGACCGCAACCAGCCGGTCTACGTGCTCGACGAACTGGTGCGCCAGACGCCGGAAGGCGTCTACCTGAAGTCCTTCCGCCAGGACGGGCAGCGGGTGACGCTGAACGGCTACGCGCAGTCGCAGGAACGGGTGGCCGAACTGCTGCGCAACGTATCCGGTTCCTCGCCCTGGCTGGAGCGCCCGAACCTGACCGAAGTGCGCGTGTCCACCGTGGGCCAGGGCAAGACGGCGGTGCGCCGGGTCGTCGAGTTCCAGATGGACGTGGCGATCAAGCGCCCGCGCGAGCAGGATGCGCAAGGCGACGGCAAGGCGGACGCCAGGTTGGCCAAGGCGGCGGGAACACCATGA
- a CDS encoding type 4a pilus biogenesis protein PilO encodes MNIDLKDLGAQLAAQFQDLQGRQPGQWPLAPRLLCAAGVMAAVVGLGYFFYWSEQFQEQEGLAAQEANLRDEYKIKMAQAINLEALQAQKAQVDQYVVRLEKQLPSKSEMADLLSDINQAGVGRGLQFELFKPGQEVIRDYYAELPIDIKVSGKYNDVGAFAADMAHLPRIVTLNNMILTTRDGGLQLEAVAKTFRYLDADEIGAQKKARNDKKAKGGAAK; translated from the coding sequence ATGAATATCGATCTCAAAGACCTCGGCGCCCAGCTCGCCGCGCAGTTCCAGGACCTGCAGGGCCGCCAGCCCGGGCAGTGGCCGCTGGCCCCGCGCCTGCTGTGCGCGGCCGGCGTGATGGCCGCCGTCGTCGGTCTCGGCTACTTCTTCTACTGGAGCGAGCAGTTCCAGGAGCAGGAGGGGCTCGCCGCCCAGGAAGCCAACCTGCGCGACGAGTACAAGATCAAGATGGCCCAGGCCATCAACCTGGAGGCCCTGCAGGCCCAGAAGGCCCAGGTCGACCAGTACGTGGTCCGCCTCGAGAAGCAGTTGCCGAGCAAGTCGGAGATGGCGGACCTGCTGTCCGACATCAACCAGGCCGGCGTCGGCCGCGGCCTGCAGTTCGAGCTGTTCAAGCCGGGCCAGGAAGTGATCCGCGACTACTACGCCGAACTGCCGATCGACATCAAGGTGAGCGGCAAGTACAACGACGTCGGCGCCTTCGCCGCCGACATGGCCCACCTGCCGCGCATCGTCACGCTCAACAACATGATCCTGACGACACGCGACGGCGGGCTGCAGCTGGAGGCGGTGGCCAAGACCTTCCGCTACCTCGATGCCGACGAGATCGGCGCGCAGAAGAAGGCGCGCAATGACAAGAAGGCCAAGGGAGGGGCGGCGAAATGA
- a CDS encoding pilus assembly protein PilP yields MTHKDKLKQAMCAVGAAALLAGCGDGDVQEVRDWMKQVERETVPKVKPLPEPKEFVPYAYNPGDAVEPFSEAKLSNGMARMGAASTNPMQPDESRPREVLEHYPLDVMRMVGTLQKGGASYALVQIDASIFQVKAGQRIGQNHGLVTRINEGAIDIRETVQDATGDWVERKATIELAESKETGK; encoded by the coding sequence ATGACGCACAAGGACAAGCTGAAGCAAGCCATGTGCGCAGTCGGCGCGGCGGCCCTGCTGGCCGGCTGCGGCGACGGCGACGTGCAGGAAGTGCGCGACTGGATGAAACAGGTCGAGCGCGAGACCGTGCCGAAGGTGAAACCGCTGCCGGAACCGAAAGAGTTCGTCCCTTACGCCTACAACCCGGGCGACGCGGTCGAGCCCTTCAGCGAGGCCAAGCTCTCGAACGGCATGGCGCGCATGGGGGCGGCCAGCACCAATCCGATGCAGCCGGACGAGAGCCGGCCGCGCGAGGTGCTCGAGCATTACCCGCTCGACGTCATGCGCATGGTCGGCACCCTGCAGAAGGGCGGCGCCAGCTACGCGCTGGTGCAGATCGACGCGTCGATCTTCCAGGTCAAGGCGGGCCAGCGCATCGGACAGAATCACGGGTTGGTCACGCGCATCAACGAAGGCGCGATCGACATCAGGGAAACAGTGCAGGACGCCACCGGCGACTGGGTCGAGCGCAAGGCGACGATCGAGCTGGCGGAAAGCAAGGAGACCGGGAAATGA